Proteins encoded in a region of the Paenibacillus sp. W2I17 genome:
- a CDS encoding glycosyltransferase: MKVIYSKFNRERLPQYQTSTIVYIDKVGGIFAQKKALTKEAYSHISSIHDNYIKLRLIMNDIKIAESHLGENVITFEYINSPSLDSLLFKEIIDGNKNKIFSYLNQYKLMVLQQPLVYNESFESGTTFKEVFGLEPPFSNVMCQRISNLDLTFENVTLDKGQFTVIDYEWVFEMLVPVDFILYRSINEFYAKYADYLSHIAKKEEFLLFFGINLDYIQMFEQMEEGFQRYVFGEGREYQNAQRVLKDTSTLEDVLSVQFEINKKDEELQLLHVKLDQIQKEVYQEVSSLHSEISSKDKTIDELTKQREESEVQLVAKEKEIMDFKQEIKNKDGHINQLLESERKLENVYSSHGWRILSKYYSTRDRVVPQNSKRKVFLKLASKTLKNPRLMLSKLNKTNFKKIKYYLNSEKPSQLMSRIDSYVDRHDDNNQQTELQLYTVTNYDELEFHHFEKPLVSIIIPVYNQWKYTYSCLASILENTPDLTYEVIIADDMSTDETIDIEKIVKNITIVRDGVNRGFLLNCNNAAKSARGKYVFFLNNDTNVQANWLSSLVELIEPEPSIGMVGSKLVYPDGRLQEAGGIIWNDASGWNYGRLDDPEKPEYNYVKEADYISGAAILIRHTIWQELGGFDERYVPAYFEDTDLAFEVRRLGYKVLLQPKSVIVHFEGISHGTDTSNGIKSYQVTNKEKFMDKWKEELLRDQFPNAEHIFWAKDRSRNRKTIVVVDHYVPHYDKDAGSRATYFYLQLFVSMGFHVIFIGDNFFKHEPYTSNLQELGIEVLYGDYYAKNINKWIKNNGAYIDYVYLNRPHISIKYMETFKKFTSAKIIYFGHDLHFLREMRNYELTGNINLIKSSEEWKKTEFSLFNDADVIHVVGSYEQSLLQNEFPNKPVRNIPLFPYEHSYNYAKKIEGFDARKDLLFVGGFNHAPNYDGIVWFLDEIFDTIKRDIPNVKLYIVGSNPPDDLKARSAEDVIVTGFVSDEELERYYNQSKLVIVPLRYGAGVKGKVVEAIYYQVPVITTSIGSEGLEESEIVMTIANDAQQFAHSVIQLYQDETMWNAHFQASVQYIEKYFTREAASKILALDFKD; this comes from the coding sequence ATGAAAGTTATATATTCTAAATTCAATAGGGAACGGCTGCCCCAATACCAGACATCTACTATTGTGTATATTGATAAGGTGGGGGGGATATTCGCACAAAAAAAAGCTCTGACCAAAGAGGCTTATTCCCATATAAGCAGTATTCACGATAATTATATCAAGTTAAGATTAATAATGAATGATATAAAAATAGCAGAATCACATTTGGGAGAAAATGTTATTACCTTTGAGTATATTAATTCTCCTAGTCTTGATTCCTTATTGTTTAAGGAAATAATAGATGGTAACAAAAACAAGATATTTTCTTATTTGAACCAATACAAGTTGATGGTGCTTCAACAACCGCTTGTTTATAATGAAAGTTTTGAATCCGGAACAACGTTTAAAGAAGTGTTTGGACTCGAACCTCCGTTTTCTAATGTGATGTGTCAAAGGATATCCAACTTGGACTTAACTTTTGAAAATGTAACTCTTGATAAAGGACAATTTACTGTAATAGATTATGAATGGGTATTCGAAATGTTGGTACCTGTAGATTTTATTCTGTATAGAAGTATTAATGAATTTTATGCTAAGTACGCAGACTATCTGAGTCACATTGCAAAAAAGGAAGAGTTTCTTCTCTTTTTTGGAATAAATTTGGATTATATTCAGATGTTTGAGCAGATGGAAGAAGGGTTCCAACGCTATGTCTTTGGAGAAGGTAGAGAATATCAAAATGCTCAAAGAGTACTAAAAGACACAAGCACTCTAGAAGATGTCCTTTCTGTTCAATTCGAGATTAATAAAAAAGATGAAGAACTACAGCTATTGCATGTAAAACTGGATCAAATTCAGAAGGAAGTTTATCAAGAAGTTTCTTCGCTACACTCAGAAATCTCCTCAAAAGACAAAACAATAGACGAGCTTACCAAACAAAGGGAAGAATCTGAGGTTCAACTTGTAGCAAAAGAAAAGGAAATAATGGATTTTAAACAAGAAATAAAAAATAAGGATGGCCACATCAACCAACTACTCGAAAGTGAACGGAAATTAGAGAATGTTTATTCCTCTCATGGCTGGCGTATTTTAAGTAAATATTACTCTACGAGAGACAGGGTGGTGCCACAAAATTCAAAAAGAAAGGTATTTTTAAAACTTGCTTCAAAAACTTTGAAGAACCCAAGATTAATGCTTTCAAAGTTAAATAAAACAAATTTTAAAAAAATAAAATATTATTTGAATTCTGAAAAACCTTCCCAACTTATGAGTAGAATTGACTCCTATGTTGATCGTCATGATGACAATAACCAACAAACGGAACTGCAGCTATATACTGTAACAAACTACGACGAGTTAGAGTTCCACCATTTTGAGAAACCTTTGGTATCTATTATTATACCTGTTTACAATCAATGGAAGTATACGTATTCTTGCCTCGCTTCTATACTGGAAAACACACCGGATCTAACATACGAAGTGATTATAGCAGATGACATGTCCACTGATGAGACAATTGATATTGAGAAAATAGTGAAAAATATTACTATAGTTAGAGATGGGGTAAATAGAGGGTTCCTGCTTAACTGTAATAATGCTGCCAAGTCAGCTCGTGGAAAATATGTGTTTTTTCTAAATAATGATACTAACGTCCAAGCAAATTGGCTGAGTTCTCTGGTAGAACTTATTGAGCCCGAACCTTCGATTGGTATGGTAGGGTCTAAACTTGTGTATCCAGATGGGAGATTACAGGAAGCTGGCGGAATTATTTGGAATGATGCAAGCGGTTGGAATTACGGCCGTTTGGATGATCCTGAGAAACCAGAATACAACTATGTGAAAGAAGCGGACTATATTTCCGGAGCTGCTATTTTGATTAGACACACGATATGGCAGGAGCTCGGAGGATTCGATGAAAGATATGTACCAGCTTATTTTGAGGATACAGATTTGGCATTTGAGGTTAGGCGCCTAGGCTATAAAGTGTTATTGCAACCTAAGTCTGTTATCGTGCATTTTGAGGGTATTTCGCATGGAACAGATACGAGTAACGGCATTAAAAGTTATCAAGTTACTAATAAAGAGAAGTTCATGGATAAATGGAAGGAAGAATTACTCAGAGATCAATTTCCTAATGCTGAACATATTTTTTGGGCCAAGGATCGAAGTAGGAATAGAAAAACCATTGTAGTCGTGGATCACTATGTGCCGCATTATGACAAAGATGCAGGTAGTAGAGCGACGTATTTCTATTTACAGTTATTTGTTTCGATGGGTTTCCATGTGATTTTCATAGGCGATAATTTCTTTAAACATGAGCCTTACACCTCGAACTTACAAGAACTTGGAATAGAAGTCTTATACGGAGACTATTATGCGAAAAATATAAACAAATGGATTAAAAATAATGGAGCCTATATTGATTATGTTTATCTTAATCGTCCACATATTTCTATAAAATACATGGAAACGTTTAAGAAATTCACTTCAGCGAAAATCATCTATTTCGGCCACGATCTTCATTTTCTTAGAGAAATGAGAAATTATGAATTAACGGGAAATATAAATCTTATAAAATCCTCAGAAGAGTGGAAGAAAACAGAGTTTTCCCTATTTAATGATGCTGATGTTATTCATGTAGTAGGTTCATATGAACAATCACTGCTTCAAAATGAGTTCCCGAATAAACCAGTAAGAAATATTCCGTTATTTCCGTATGAACATTCTTATAATTACGCTAAAAAGATTGAGGGCTTTGATGCTAGAAAAGATTTGCTATTTGTTGGTGGTTTTAACCATGCTCCGAACTATGATGGAATCGTATGGTTTTTGGATGAGATCTTCGATACCATCAAGAGGGACATTCCAAATGTGAAGCTTTATATTGTGGGTTCGAATCCTCCTGATGATTTAAAAGCAAGATCCGCAGAGGATGTAATCGTTACTGGGTTTGTATCCGATGAAGAACTAGAGAGATATTATAATCAGTCCAAGCTTGTCATTGTGCCTCTACGTTATGGAGCGGGCGTTAAAGGAAAAGTAGTCGAAGCGATTTATTATCAAGTACCTGTTATTACAACATCAATCGGTTCAGAAGGATTGGAAGAGTCTGAGATAGTAATGACAATAGCCAATGATGCACAGCAGTTTGCTCATTCCGTCATTCAATTGTATCAAGACGAAACGATGTGGAATGCGCATTTCCAAGCATCAGTCCAATATATAGAAAAATATTTCACGCGAGAGGCTGCTAGTAAGATCCTTGCTCTCGATTTTAAAGACTAG
- a CDS encoding mannose-1-phosphate guanylyltransferase/mannose-6-phosphate isomerase: MINVVLCGGNGTRLWPLSRTLYPKQFNKMIGDRSLFQMTVERNASLCDQTYIVSNEEQYFLALDHLNELEIKADKFILEPVGRNTAPAIALACFAAEEDELVLITPSDHVVQNQQEYNRCLETAKGLALEGYMVTFGINPNYPETGYGYIEADGQDVVSFKEKPDVLTAERYLKSGNFYWNSGMFLFKAGVFLKELEASANEIYDRTLLAFNNARVHYDTIRILKEEMEAIPSNSVDYAVMEYSTNVKVVSSDIGWSDLGSFEALYEQLPKDEAGNSLADHYISVNSSRNLILSNDRTIATIDVEDLMIVDTPDALMISRHGSSQKVKEIVNELKRRKSNLCDNHVTAYRPWGNHTELDISTNYKIKKVVVKPGEKLSVQKHFHRNEHWIVVSGTALITVNGEQSLLRRNESTFIHMGDEHTVENPGKIDLHLIEVQVGEYIGEDDVVRKK; the protein is encoded by the coding sequence ATGATAAATGTTGTGTTATGCGGAGGGAATGGTACCCGGTTATGGCCGCTATCTCGAACTTTGTATCCTAAACAATTTAATAAAATGATAGGAGACCGCTCTTTATTTCAAATGACCGTGGAGAGAAATGCCTCCCTCTGTGATCAAACATATATTGTATCTAACGAAGAACAGTATTTCTTGGCATTAGATCATCTTAATGAGTTAGAGATAAAAGCAGATAAATTTATCCTGGAGCCAGTCGGCCGGAATACCGCGCCGGCTATAGCTTTGGCTTGTTTTGCTGCAGAGGAAGATGAATTGGTATTGATTACACCATCTGATCATGTTGTTCAAAATCAGCAAGAATATAATCGTTGTCTGGAAACAGCCAAAGGACTGGCTCTTGAAGGATACATGGTAACCTTTGGGATCAACCCGAATTATCCTGAAACAGGTTACGGTTACATAGAAGCGGATGGTCAGGATGTAGTTTCTTTTAAAGAAAAACCGGATGTATTAACTGCTGAAAGGTATTTGAAATCAGGAAACTTCTATTGGAATAGCGGAATGTTTCTATTTAAAGCAGGGGTATTCCTCAAGGAATTAGAGGCCTCAGCCAATGAGATTTATGATAGAACGCTCTTGGCTTTTAACAATGCAAGAGTCCATTACGACACCATTCGTATACTCAAAGAAGAGATGGAGGCCATACCTTCTAACAGTGTCGATTATGCGGTTATGGAATACAGTACCAACGTAAAAGTCGTCTCGTCCGACATTGGATGGTCCGATCTTGGCAGCTTCGAAGCTTTATATGAACAACTGCCCAAAGATGAGGCAGGTAATTCTCTGGCTGATCATTATATTAGTGTTAATTCTTCGCGTAATCTTATCCTGTCAAATGACAGGACGATTGCAACCATCGATGTGGAAGATCTCATGATTGTAGATACGCCTGATGCATTAATGATATCCAGACATGGCTCTTCTCAAAAAGTAAAAGAAATTGTTAATGAATTGAAACGAAGAAAATCTAATCTTTGTGATAACCATGTTACTGCTTACAGACCGTGGGGAAATCATACGGAGTTAGATATTTCAACGAATTATAAGATAAAAAAAGTGGTAGTGAAGCCAGGGGAAAAGCTTAGTGTGCAAAAACATTTCCACCGTAATGAACATTGGATCGTTGTAAGCGGGACGGCTTTAATTACAGTGAATGGAGAACAGTCTCTACTTCGTAGAAATGAATCAACCTTCATTCATATGGGCGATGAGCATACGGTCGAGAACCCAGGGAAGATAGATTTACATTTAATTGAGGTTCAAGTAGGGGAGTATATTGGAGAAGATGATGTGGTCAGGAAAAAATAA
- a CDS encoding YfhO family protein: MNRKFIFIDRYKIQFSILFMIITLILIYYSIISGQLWLKWDVYDAAFPLYVAESDALKAGELPLWEPFVYRGVPLSHLIGVSVWFPLTIILGFIGYTQYLMQIQYLILIILAGIFMYISLYNMVKSPWLSMIGGIAYATCGQFISNAQHLTFIVPMVLFPLLHFAFRKWYRSQGRERVKWSVLMGITLGMFLLNNYPPFLFVSVIYILVEYILFLKQAYSNEDKYKTFVEHFKSALIVFAVTCLTGSASLFTTLEIFGQITREKLSWELASGASLNPWYWFSFISPVFAQIIHASRYDISLSMSNIYIALPIILIAIFKKPTKKYEFFLLSIILFSILLVMGKYGFVYKIFYDFVPSMDAFKFPAGLRYFYFYYIILLSILNIHSLSKENKELYDFWRKNVLSFFSVTLGTTLVFVILMYIFKVNTIDIPRYIVLELGISFILISSLKFFWGVPKKYFIVYLSSLIIVFSFMGVLRNQNFTIGTVDRPDSFQKEITNLYNESGSKDLDNYFVEPSTNSTIYREQFQTSGYVGSFELKKFNEATESNEIPLESDPVVFALEKDWVIETGNVLATNNDNLVQMTVPQKINYAPNKFSSDIVMNEEGYVVLQQTYFNGWRAFVNDVKVDIKEFTGGVMAVKVEPGLNHIVFEFKPIGTIIAVWVSFVSWFLLIIYGSYLFYKNQRKRITLGRCIHEQIDSN, translated from the coding sequence ATGAACAGGAAATTTATATTTATAGATAGGTATAAAATTCAGTTTTCTATCTTATTTATGATAATTACTCTAATACTCATCTATTATTCAATTATTTCAGGTCAATTATGGCTGAAATGGGATGTTTACGATGCTGCCTTTCCCTTGTATGTTGCTGAATCTGATGCTTTAAAAGCGGGTGAGCTCCCCTTATGGGAACCATTTGTTTATAGGGGAGTACCGTTATCACATTTAATTGGAGTATCTGTATGGTTTCCCCTCACGATAATTTTAGGATTTATTGGTTACACGCAATACTTAATGCAAATACAATATTTAATTCTAATAATACTTGCTGGAATTTTTATGTATATTTCATTATATAATATGGTGAAAAGTCCTTGGCTTTCCATGATTGGTGGAATTGCATATGCAACTTGCGGTCAATTTATAAGTAATGCACAACATTTAACCTTTATAGTACCGATGGTACTCTTCCCTCTATTACATTTTGCTTTTAGAAAATGGTATCGAAGTCAAGGCAGGGAAAGAGTAAAGTGGTCTGTACTGATGGGGATAACCCTTGGGATGTTTTTATTGAATAACTACCCTCCATTCTTATTTGTCAGTGTTATATATATTCTAGTTGAATATATTTTGTTTTTAAAGCAGGCTTATTCAAACGAGGATAAATATAAAACATTCGTCGAACATTTTAAAAGTGCGTTAATTGTATTTGCTGTTACTTGCTTGACAGGAAGTGCGAGTTTATTTACAACTTTAGAAATATTCGGCCAGATAACTCGAGAAAAATTATCATGGGAGTTAGCTTCGGGTGCCTCTTTAAATCCTTGGTACTGGTTTAGTTTTATATCTCCTGTTTTTGCTCAAATAATACATGCTTCAAGATATGATATTAGCCTTTCAATGTCTAATATTTATATTGCCTTACCAATTATTCTGATTGCTATATTCAAGAAACCCACCAAAAAATATGAATTTTTCCTTTTATCAATTATTCTTTTTTCTATTCTATTGGTTATGGGCAAGTATGGGTTTGTTTATAAAATATTTTATGATTTTGTTCCGAGTATGGATGCATTTAAATTTCCTGCTGGCTTAAGATATTTTTATTTTTATTATATAATTTTATTGAGCATCTTGAATATTCATTCTCTTTCAAAGGAAAACAAAGAGCTTTATGATTTTTGGCGAAAAAACGTATTATCATTTTTCTCGGTCACCCTTGGAACCACATTAGTATTTGTAATACTAATGTACATATTTAAGGTCAATACAATTGATATTCCGAGATATATAGTTTTAGAATTAGGGATTTCTTTTATACTAATAAGTTCATTGAAATTTTTTTGGGGTGTACCTAAAAAGTACTTCATAGTCTATTTGAGTTCTCTAATAATTGTTTTTAGCTTTATGGGAGTCCTTAGAAATCAAAATTTCACAATAGGAACTGTCGATCGTCCCGATTCATTTCAAAAAGAAATAACTAATTTATACAATGAATCAGGATCGAAAGATTTAGATAATTATTTTGTTGAGCCAAGCACAAATTCCACAATATACAGAGAACAATTTCAGACTTCAGGGTATGTAGGTAGCTTTGAATTAAAGAAATTTAATGAAGCTACTGAATCTAATGAAATTCCTTTAGAGAGCGATCCAGTGGTTTTTGCTTTAGAAAAGGATTGGGTCATCGAAACAGGTAATGTTTTAGCTACAAACAATGATAATCTTGTTCAAATGACTGTACCTCAAAAGATTAATTATGCCCCTAACAAGTTTTCTAGTGACATTGTAATGAATGAAGAGGGTTATGTGGTATTGCAGCAAACCTATTTTAATGGATGGAGAGCATTTGTAAATGATGTTAAGGTAGACATAAAAGAGTTTACTGGAGGAGTGATGGCAGTAAAGGTTGAACCAGGATTAAACCATATTGTTTTCGAATTCAAGCCGATTGGAACAATAATCGCA